The genomic stretch ctcaatgattaaaaatgtttagattttttatatgttatgtaaaaacaagtgttctacaacttctatggaaaattttgatttttctcaaaaaaatatatttgtctatcaataccataccctcatcattttgaacattttcaactcaatatatttgtctatcaatacgataccctccacttaagtatttatgcattatacatgttatatataactttttttaactgtttttttatgcaaaagtgtataaaaatgtgtttcctatccatttatgtgcgtatctttagcgtatcttatcgtatctccgatacgatacgataccctccgatacgtatcttaattttgatcgactgatacagcgaccgataccgatactttaatccttgggttaGAGTAACAGAGTTACACTTAAGACAGTATATGGTACAGTTCGGTATATCAAACGGTTTTTATGTGCAATGCGAATATTGCACCATACCGTGCCATATggagaaaattatttttctccATACCGATACTATATCAAATTAATTCGATTCGATTCGGTATTGGTAATTTGGTATGGTATCAATTTCGGTATTCAATATCAGTattaattgacacccttagatcaACCTCAGCGCAAACTCCACTAACCGCTTCATGCATGGACACAGGCATAAGCAATTCATTAGCTTCCTGTTAGTTAACATAGAACCCACATACACAAAAACACCATCAAAATCAAGAGATGAGAATGAACAAATACATACTAAAACAATCATATTAGTACATTCAAACCATGAACGGCGAAGATTTGTAAGGAGTAGACTAGCATGAAATTTAAgaatatttagttatttatttaattattgaaaAGTTATTGTGTAATGGATTAGTGGGTGGTAGTTATCTATTATGTGTAAAAGTTTAGGAATGGAACATGGTGTAACGGCTACTTTCTAGTCCTACTTATTAGTAATAGAAAAAGCATGAAAGGAGAAGTTGAAATCCCAAAATTATCTCAATCGTGATGAGGTAGGCTTTTTCACCCTAAGCCGGACGCCATTGGCTTTATCAGTAAGGCCAAAGCACTTATTTTCCCTATTATTTCTTCTACATCCCTCTTTATTATCTCttctatgttttattttcttttttctttctattttatctcatCTCCCCTTGTGTGCACGTGACACATACTCTCTAAATTACCCAAATCAATCAAACCATTCAATTACAATataaagagaagaggagaaacaGAAAGAGAAAACGAACCCAATGACCAAGGCACCGTTTGACGACATTCTATTTCTGtcatttttgcattttcttgttcccagaaatggagaaacagcctaaaaaacgtttgataaagttgttctgtttcacttgtttttagaaacataaatcaaaatttatgcctatttacaattctaaaaacaactttgacgaaacaagtcggacttgttttgtcatttctagaaacgaatttgagagaaaaaaaaaaaggctattatgcccgataaatctttcaactatttaaacctaaatacaggcaaccgaaccctctctcccttttgggcatccgatgatactattgggttttttagtggcattatgtctgcaaaataCGTTTCgaaaaacaggtttatcaaataccaaaaaattcGTTCTCGGAAATGAAAACGTGAAAAACCATTTCTGTtgagaaacgttatcaaacggtgcccagGATGATCGCATATGAATTCCATTCCCATAAGAATCCCACCCCAATGAATCCATGGTGCCCactaaacaaacggggcctgagagatgaggaaaaataaaatagaatctgCTGGTATACTTTCCCACATTCCAACAACCATCCAACCCTATCCCAAAATCAAGGAttctaaaacaaacaaaaaaaccacACAAGCAGGGAACACAATAGTGGAGTAAATAATATAACAAGGGGCGAGAGCGTGTCCCAGTTTCGGGCTTCGGAGAGGTACTATTTAGAGGAGGCTATGTGGAAACCTTCAAACCCTAACACACAGAAAGAAGTGAAATTCCTCCTCAGCACCCGATCTTTTCGAAGAACCAAATCATGACGAGAAAAGGGGCTTTGAGCATCCACATTGCAAAACCCACTAAGCGCTCCACGCATTTACAAGGGCATATGCATTTCAGCAGCGACCTGTTAACAGAGAACCcacccacaaaaacaaaaaccctcTCAATCAAATTAACCATTCGATCATAAcatcaagagaagagagagagagagagagagagagagaacgaacCCAATGAGCCAGAAGATGACTCCAATGATGGAGAAGTTGAAAGATATAGAGATAAAGGGTAGACCCAGGATAAACGCCAAGGGCCTGAACTTAACACCCAATTTACAGCCCTTGCAGAATTTGCACTCGCCACCAACTGCGCAGCAATCGCAACAGCAATTGGCGCATCCGCAGCAATCGGTGCAACCGCAGCAATCGCacatcttctctgtctctcctttctcttttgtgCTCTTACGGTGAACTGTGACTGGTTGATGTGCTAATATTTTTTACTTTATAGATGACGAATCTGGAAAAccaaaacaagaaggaaaactccAACACGTTTAGTACCGTTTACTTCAAAAGACAAAGACCAGAGAGTTTGGAGATGCAAAGTGGAGGCACAGGAGAAACACATTTAATACCCTTAACCCATAAAGACAAAGACCAGGGAGTACTCACTTTCTCTGTCACTCTTTACTTGAGAGGATCTGGTTCCCTATGGGGCAAACGAAAGGAAACGGAAGAGATGATTACCGTTAGTTAATTTTTTCGAgcttttctttaaatttcttcCCGCGAATAGCCGGACGCATCTTCTTTGTTCATGTTAGGTGACGTAAGTTGTTGATGTCTTCACGACTACGTCAGTAGGTGATGTAAGTTGTTGATTTTGATCCTCCATTATAATGGGCCCACATGAAAAGTGAAGCGTGAGAGAGAGTTTCACAGTCAGGTTTACCTTTTGTTTGTACAaagttttcttttccaaaagcaGCCCTTTCGCCATACACACACCAGAGATGAAATGATTAGCGTGTCCTATTAAGGATTTGCCCTTGTGTTTAGATGCAGAGGCACTCTCGGATAAAAAccatttctttcaattttttttttttttgataatttatgACGCCACCCATTAACCCATTAGTGAATGTCACTAAGATACAATTTGTTcttataataccaaattatattcAAATCCCTTACCATCAATCACTGTTGTGGAATATATCTTATATATGTAATGtcagttaatatatatatttttaaatactaaaatatctttaaaaaatatgaaatacctaatatacccccctctctctctctctttcattttcttcctttctctgaaTCACTCGCAGTTCCAGTGTTTCAGCCTCAGCCTCAGCATCCATTAATATTCCATGAGCTGGACTGTAGCCGTTACTATGTAGCCGAATTGAGAAGCCGCGTGGAGTTTGGCATCAAACAGGCCAGACCAAGCTTTCTCTCTTCCATCTACTTCCACCTCGACTTCCCTCGATTTTGGTAAGTTCTCTTGAATTCTCTAATCTGAtcacattcttcttctcttcattttcttcgATTTGGTGTCGCCTCCGCTTTATTAGATCTTGATAGAAACCATGAACTCTAACTTAGGAAAGGTGAACAATCCACAAAGGGGATCAGTTTCTTTCAATAACTATGAGCTCGATTTCGGTCTTGGCTTCGATTTGTCTAACAATCGCCCTCGCTCCTCAACGATCTGAAACTCCAACAAGGAACACTTCTCTttattcctttccttcttccacTTCCTTCTCCGCCACGCAGTCAAAACCTGCATCTTTTTCCTGTTCCTCAAACAAACCTTCATGGACTCACCAACCATCCCCGGCTCCTGCCGCCCGATCCAGTCTCTACAAACCTTCTTCTGTGGTCGGGGATAATCTTGGGAAGAATTGGACCTCCACTGCCCCGTCAACGAAAATTCACAAACCACTTAACTATGCATATAGATCTTCAGATAACCTAGACAGGGTAATGAAACAACTTAGTATCAGTTCTGAACTCAAAGTGAGACATCAATTATTTTTCAATGGAAACTGCTACAAATCCAACAGCCTTAACAGGAAAAATTATATCAAATTTGCATCGAGCGCATTCCAATTTGACAAAACAGATGAAGGGTCCTCATAAATAGCTTCCCTGAAGGCCGTACGAGCCCGAACCGTGAAAATTCTcaaggaggaaaaagaaaagctcAATTAGAAATGAAATCAAATGAATCTTTCCGGCAAACAATGCCAGCAAAGGAGCAGTTCGTTCCTGGGTTAGAACATGGCAAAGGAGCGAGGAGGCAAAAACCCAATTGGACAcgtgttttagtcaaaagggtacaacagtcattttaaatcttcatttatagtgactgacggtaggagatctgagtataatttggtattatgaaGAGGGTGTCTctttaatagtggcattctttagggggtggcactataaattatcctttttttaATCTCAAATACTTTCTCATTCTCACGTAGTCAGatctctctcttgctttgctTGGTTTAACCATATTTTTCTTtagttattcttttttttgaaatattcaCACGACTTTGCTCTCTTCATTAGTGATTATCTTCAGTTTGTAGTGATTAATTTTTTCtcttgataataaaaaaatgatgttgttttttaatttagagAATCATACTGTAAactttataaaataataaaataatggcATTTTTTAGCTTGTGAGCTGTAATAAGTTGTGTGTCACTAGGAGGCATATTTAATAGTTggtcgaccccatttagttaggataaggttGAGATGTGTTGTTATTTAATTGGATATAAACCCTTCAATTAATTCATCTAAGTATCACCATTCAATTGATTTCTCATACCACTTCAAAAACTAGCAAatattgtattttcttttcaagtATCTCTTAAGATAAGCATTATTTCTCACTTTGTTGAAATGTTATCAAGTCTACACAAAAGGACTCCCTTCCATTTATTAGAGTTCATTTCTCTCGAATagcaaataaatcatctatcatttattttcttcaagaTTGAATTCCTTTAGCAATCCATCACAAGCtaaggaaaattttttctttggttttagGACCATATATAACGTTCCTAAAACTTTTGTTGAATCTAATTAAGAGTATAGACAATAGAGTGTTTTTTAATGGCAACAAGGCATATATGCCACAAACAAAGGTGATGACATGACTCTGCCATTACAATAAcaataatttttcttataacAACATGTTGATGTTTATGAATTGCCTTTAGTGCTCTTCCAAACATatctttaaaaaattttaaaacaacaaaataaaagattatgtTGTTTCATCCAAAAGCAATATAGTACCAAAAATACCTCTTTACTTACAATGGTTTATACCAACATAGTGAAAATAGCCAACCATGCTTCTTGTCTTATAGGCTGCATCAAAGCATCCCACGTCATTAAAGAAAAAGTAATCTTGAACCGACCATATATATATCCACCCAAAAAattactattttattttcttcatcaatttcCACACTGTGAAATAACATTGGATCTTTTATACGCTTATTTTCCAAATACTTGAATATCTCTATTTTTCAACTCCTCACAGCTTTGTTACTAAATCATTTTTATAGTCTCCTTATGTAAAGCCTAGACTTTCATGTTCTTTGGCTTTCTCAAAtgaaaattcatattttattggttttgaaTTATCCAATGTAGAAATATGAATAGACCATGTAGGTTGTACAGCCTATGTGATCTAGGCAAAAAAGCTTCTGTCTCAGTTGCAAGATGATGATTTTACTCATGTACAATTTCAATAATCGACTATATCTCATCATTCATGAGTTTTACCACCATTCTTGTTTTACAACAAATTCTACTATCTCGACAACTATTTCTTAGATTGAGATTTTTTCTATCCACTTTTTGTTAGCTTTTGAGCATTCAAATATTCTTCACTATAcaatatatttttgtattttttgttaATCGGCTTTTTTGGATGCTAAATCTAATTCTTCGCtcatataaattttaaaaatcgtAAGCTTATTTGTCAGATACAAACTCGTTGCCGACTAATGGAATCTCATATTTTAAATCTTGAGCTTCAAGAATACTTTGTGGCAATTTTAAGAATGGTTGTTTCTTCCTATTACCCACCCCATTAACCAAACAAACAAGAACTCTTTCTGGTATTTTATAAAAAAGTGCATCTCTCCCacctttttttgctttttctacTTTTATCCATCAAACAAAAAAGGCCTATAAAGTTTACATCGGAAAATCCAATATGGTGTGTAAATGATGCAAAATACTAATAAATAAGAGTAGATGAATttaaaataacagaaaaatgTAGTAACAATTTAAACAAAATATACTTTAACATGAAAATGAGGTTAGCACTCTAAGAAAAAGCAattcaatgaaaatttttcctttCGATAAGCCATAAAGACATTTTTTGTTATCCAACGGTGATCgtcgtttcttttcttttgcctcAGCCGTCGCCCTTATTTTTCAGCCATTTGACTAGGATCTAAAGCATATTGTAAAATTTGAACCATGGTCCAGAAACAGCCTTTATTTCCTTCGAGATCGATAGTTTTAGTTTGGAAGAACCATAGTTTTTTAAAACCGGACCACAGGGTAAACCATAAAGCTATTCAATTCTGTTCATGATGGTTCAAGCCGGTTTTGATAGAAAGAGCCATAGTTTTgactaaagaagaaaatagtaataaatataaactcaaaaaataacaaattaaaACCACTTTGCAAATCGGATGGTTCACAAAATCTGCCCGGTTTTGTCTGGTTTTTGAAGGGGGTGGTCCTTAGTAGACCAGACCAGAAAAGATGGCAGTTTCACTTTTTCTGGTTCACCCATTGGTTCGGTCTGGTTTTTCAAACTATGGGAAGAACACCTCAGCCTTCTTAAATCAAGTCAAGGTGGCATTGGATAAACTTCACACAATCTGCATACCCTATAATATACAAAATACCCACCCCTTGTTGATGCTACACCCCCTCATTGCCCCCGCATTGTTGTGCGGGCACACGATTAGGTAGCATTCTTCTTCTACCCTATTTTAGTGAATTATAAAAATATCATAGATGCATCCCAACAGTACCATGGTTAATGGTTTTCTTTGCGGAGTCTAGAAAAATTTTTAGAATGTGCatgctaatattttttttttctttaactcaATGTAGTTCATACCTCATTTTAGATTATAGATTAGGCAGCATGTAATAGTGTATTATATAGGGCCAATTTAAGAAGGGAAAGTGATTAAGATTTATAGAGGATCTCTTAATTAGGGCATATTCTTATTTGCTTCCAACTTAAAGAGgtcatttttgaatttgtaatgCTTTATTTGCTTCCAACTTAAAGAGgtcatttttgaatttgtaatgcttggtgttcttattttattaacatgtcatatgttttcttattaattataaaaatgtCCATCAATATAAAAGATGAGTCCAATTGTGGGTCACATGTTGATGTTATGTCTGATGATGGATCATATATTCCTGGAATTCCATCAACAGAACCTTCAAGTGTCGTAACACTTGAAACAAGCGAAActaccaaaaggaaaagaaggagtgCAGTTTGGGATGAGTTCACAATCATTGGTgggaagggttttgatgatgggaaGAACCGAGCTGAATGCAAAAGATGTAAGCAAGTTTATAAGGCTGATAGTAATATTAATGGAACCGGAAGTCTTAGGAGACATATTCTACATTgcccaaaaaggaaaaacaaaggaaacacaAGCACCCAAATGATTTTGAgtgtaaatgaagggaaagtgATGTTAAGAGACAAAAAAGTTGACCAAGATTTTGTGCGTGAAAAAGTTACAAAGCTTATTGTGAGACATGAGTTACCTTTAGTTTTTGTTGAGTATGAGGAGTTTAGAGAGTTAATTACATACATTTTTCCGGACTACACCCATATTGCTCGAAACACATAAATGTCGGATATTTTGAGGTTATACAAtttggagtccattagaatcaAGAATTTACTTAATTCATCTGCTGGGAGGATTTCTTTGACAAGTGATTTGTGGACATCTATCACTAATGATGGATACATTGCTTTGACTGTCCATTACATTGATAAGGATTGGGTGTTGCATAAGAAGTTGTTGAAGTTTTGCATCATGCCACCTCCACACACTGGCATCCGTATTTGtgaaatggtttcaaaaatcttgTCTGACTGGGGTATTGATTGGAAATTGTTTTCAATTACTTAGATAACGCCACAactaatttctgtttttttgacttgctgaagaaaattttaaatttgaagaatGCTCTTTTATGTAGAGGATTACACTTTCATAATAGGTGTTGTGCACATATTCTCAATCTTATTGTACAAGATGAACTGAAATACATAGATGACTCTGTGGTGTTGGTGCGATCTAGTATAGCCTATGTGAAAGGATCACAAGCAAGGAAAGTAAAATTATTGGAAAGTTGTAAGCAATTGGGATTACAAAGTAGTAAGGGCTTACATGTTGATGTCTCCACACAAGGTGGAACTCAACCTATCTCATGTTTGattctgcattattttattataaagcaTTTGAGAACCTTGGACTAGTGGATGTCAACTTTAAAACTTGTCCTAGTTCTGAACAATGGTTGAAGATTGAGAGATTAACAAGTTTTTTGTATCCCTTCTATGCAATTACTATTTTGCTTTATGGTTCCAAGTATCCCACagcaaatttatattttgaaaatgtttgggAGATTCACAAAAGTTTATTACAAGAGGTATCACGTGGGCTCAACTTTATGAAGCCAATGGCagtggaaatgaagaaaaaatttgacaaatattGGAGTGAATATAGTCTAATTTTGGTCATtgctttggtgtttgatcctcgATATAAACTTAGTTTTGTGACTTGGGCATTTTCTAAGTTTTGCAACCTAGACTTAAATCCATCTACTATGtgcaacaatgtgaggaattctTTGAATCAATTGTTTGATGAGTACAAGAGTATGCAACCAAGTGACCATGATGTTCCTACACTAGTCCATCGTCTTGGGAGATCTAGAACAACATTTGTAAGTAAATTTACATTTTGatagtaattttgatttattttttgatacaAGTTTTCAATATTTATTGCTAATCTTATTAATGATTAATATTTTGgctatttctcaattttcatagGAATTTATGGTATCTGAGCTTGCTGAGGTGGATAATGGAAGTAAATCTCAATTGGATATATATCTAGATGAACCCAAGATCCCATTCAATGATAATGAATATGATGAGTATGATGTGTTGGCATTCTGGAAAGCAAATGGGTCAAGATATCTAGATGTGGCTCAAATGGCTCATGATGTCTTGGCTATACCAGTTTTCCACAGTTGCTTCAGAGTCGGCTTTTAGCGTAGGGGGCCGTGTTATTGATAAATATCGGAGCAAACTCCTACCTACCAATGCTGAAGCATTAATATGCCTTCGGGATTGGATGTTTGATGTAGACTTCAGAGGTAATATTTCATTcagtatatttttcatttttagttgTCTTAATTAGTTAATTAGTGTCTTATTTTACTTTGTATGTAGCTGGGCCTTTTGATGATCCCACTGACGTCGATAATGCACTTAGAAATGTGCTGGAACTATTGCATATTGAAAATGAGAGAGGTGTTGTAGCTAGTTCTTCAGCTGGTCCTACTCCTAGAGAAGGATAAGCTCAATCCTATTGAATAGGTATACCGTAGTTTACATTTGCATGTATTTCataatttatgttttgataGTGTCACTATGTTGTCTTAAATCTTCTTTCACTTTTGGTTGCAGTTTCTTGGAATGGTAAGAGTGTAAGACACACTTGTGGTCTTAAGAGTAACTACTCAACACATCATTTTGGAGGACAAAGGGCTGCAATATTTTAAGGGAATATTGAAATATTTTGAGAAAGAAGATAgtcatttgatattttgatataaTATTAAATACTCTTTGATTGTTTTAGGTGGATGTTCTATGGTTTGTTTGATACTTTGACTATTTGCATTAGTTATTGGCACACTATCTCTATTTTAGGTGGGTGCTTACGTGATtgaatcattttaatttttaggtGGTCCGTGGTTGATTGAATGATTTGAATATTTGGTACTTTGATAGTTTAATACTTTATagtttgatgacttgatgtctTGATGTTTTGATCTATGTTTTGTGCTTGATAAATTATTAGGTTTTCATGTACAGGAATTCCCTTTTTCATGACTTGGTTTTTCATgtatgggaattcctatttacTGTTGGATACTTGGATTTTCATACTTTTACTGCCTTATTTGGTTGATCTTGTTCCGAAAGTCTTGCACTTGGTATATTATTTCCATTGTTGATGTATTTGTATGTACAAAGAAAACGATTTCATGTTAGCTTCTTAAAGTATTGGTTTCAGGTATTTCAGAGCTCTAATCAGCTTCATAAACTCAAGGGCCCTCATGTTTTGGATTATATTTGTCCACTAAATATTGATATGAATTCAATTGCAGAATCATTTTTTTGTTCACCATAATGCAGTAATAGTTGTGTTTTAATTATATTTGTCCACTAAATATTGGTATACACTATACAGGCTCACaatgtgaaaaataaataaggaaatccTATGAACATGTCCATACCGGCCCAAAGGGGTAGGGCGAAGGATGAGTTCCAAAGGATGAAGTCATACCCACCCAAACTCCAAAGGATGAGGcccatgttcattttttttttcaattatctgTCGgattcctaatggctccataccggtttaaaaaaccgatccaaaccaaaattaacctgataaatccaaaccggcaccaacccgaacccaaaccgcaccgaagccgacaccggaccaaaaccgataaatccttaatggggcAGTTTTGGTTAGTTCAAAACTCACATCGAAACTGCACCAACCCGGgctgttgacacccctaaccaaGACAATGCTTCAGTGTGTGCAGCCATTGGTCCCCGCACTAGTGCAGGGGCCACACTGACTTTTCcggaaccctctcccaaaataaaaagataaaaaaaataaaaaataaataaataaaggagagggttcCCTGAAAGGCAGCCTGGCCACTGCACCAGCACATAGGCCAATAGGGGCACATACGATAGCATCAACAAGGGTGAAATTctacctttcatgaggggtgtgGTGGTCAATTCACCCCTCTTGAGTCTGGCACAGGGGCCTTGCTGTCTTTCAGGAtactttttccctaaaaaaacaATAGCTGCTACATAAATGCCAAGAAAATTAGGAAGTACCATGTATGATTGAGAGAAAAACTGCACCAATATGGTCAAAACTTTCGCCGAATCACCATGGAGAGGTGATTCAAAAACAGATAATAATTACTCGCGGGGgcggggggaagagagagagacactgAGAGAAAGTACAATTAATAAATACATTTTGTGTGATAATTGATTAGTAATTTGCTTTACACCTAATGTTTCATGATATCTGCTGTATACAATTTTCAAATTGTTGAATACCCCTATACTCTGCAAAAGCAGGCTCAAACATCAGACAGGCTGACCAAATTAATGATGGATTACATACCTAACAGTGATGGACAACATAGATTACCATCATTAACCTTCTCCTGAATCAAACATAACTCATACATATATAGGCTCCTCCTTTCTAATGAAAGGAGATGAGAAGTTTGACCTACATTTTAACTCGACTTCCCTCGATGATGCAACAGTGTATAGGCACTAAAAAAATCTAGCCACAGGATGCATATGATGAGTTCCAAATCAACAGTCATGGAAGTGATATGGACCCTCACACCATCAGGATGTCGCATATTAGATTCTTCCATTGTATATCAGTAACTATGAATCTTGAGGACCATCAAATGATTGGGTTTTCCTCAAGTTCCAGTGGAGGCCATCATGTATGCTGTGCAAGAAATCTCTGGTAGAATCTAATTGACATGCCGTCGGAACAGGCCAAGGTGCCATGCTGCAAACAAGTGCATCCCCAGGTCCCAGTTGTTTCCTGTCCTTGCCATCAAATGATGCCCATGTGAGTCCCCTACTGTTGAAAGGCACTTGCACTCGCAGTGTTGCATATTCCGGTAGTATCAGAGGCCTAAATGATAAAGAATGTGGGCAGATTGGTGTAAAGAGGATGCCAGGAACCTGCAATAAAGTAAAACTAAAAATCCTTAGACTGTATTTCTTGGCCCCTGCAAAGCTGGGAGTTTTAACTGGTGCCAAATCCTCTCTTACTTGAGGAATCCACCACTATAATGACATTTTTTAACTGCAAATTGGGTCTAGTCCCATAAGAAGCAANNNNNNNNNNNNNNNNNNNNNNNNNNNNNNNNNNNNNNNNNNNNNNNNNNNNNNNNNNNNNNNNNNNNNNNNNNNNNNNNNNNNNNNNNNNNNNNNNNNNGGTGGGGGCCATAAAAAACAAAGAGGGTAGGGAGTTAGGTATGTGTTCAGGGTTGGAATGGATTTACAATTCGGATCGGATGTGTTTGGATGTGGATATTTTTTTATCAGATACGGATACCCTTAAACGAATACGAATATGGATACGgatcaaattcagatttttaATTATTCATTTACTCTCTGACTTATGTAATCTAGACCTTCCTCCCTCACTAAATATAATTTACTCTTAACccatctttctaagttgttttaactcttttcctcattctttagATCCTATTTGAgtttcaagaaccctcaaaatcattaattgattatttaatcagaTCGGTTAATTATTTTTCGAATAATTCAGAGTTTAATCGGGATACCCTTTAACTGGATATGAATACCCCTAAACGAATACAAatttcg from Macadamia integrifolia cultivar HAES 741 chromosome 14, SCU_Mint_v3, whole genome shotgun sequence encodes the following:
- the LOC122060773 gene encoding putative NAD kinase 3 yields the protein MGAFIPGLRQKYSALKYFFFPVSCSGMIIFSLADACTPPNFSVIGVIMGDWCWKLDAEINVPGILFTPICPHSLSFRPLILPEYATLRVQVPFNSRGLTWASFDGKDRKQLGPGDALVCSMAPWPVPTACQLDSTRDFLHSIHDGLHWNLRKTQSFDGPQDS